The Pomacea canaliculata isolate SZHN2017 linkage group LG14, ASM307304v1, whole genome shotgun sequence genomic sequence GTCGGGTACCTTCGGCAGACGAGACAGCTAACGGGTACCTGTGCGCTACACCATGGAGACTGCCGCTAACCATTGACAGACTTCGCAGTATGTCAAGTTAACGACAcacgcgtgtgtatgtgtgtgtgttcgaacTTATATCGCCTTcttgatgtgtgtgtgcctgcatgcactcGAATGCATGTGCATCCGTTTATGTGTTTATGAGTGCGAGCGAGCATTTGCTTGCTGTGTGAGGGGATCAGGCGTGCTCATTGAACGTTCACAGGTGCTATAAAGGACTGCCACTGAGTTAATGAACATAGTTATAGATGAAATGTTGTCTCCTGTTTAGGATATTATCTGATCTTTCATGCAAACTGCACCAATGATGGCGGATGAGGTACTTTTATTAATACCATTATCGTGACAACAGTAATTACACCAAACCTTGGTGTTAGATTTTCCTGAAATTGTTATTTTACCTGGTATTTTTTATCTACTTTCATTTATGTAATATCTTGTTTGGCGGTTTTTTTTCCGACCACCCAACAAGCTTGAATTTCTCATACTACAGGCTCTGACAAGAAAATCTGTGAAAGTGCTAGACGCAAGGAATCTCTcatcttgctctctctcttgtaAACAGGGGCACGCACGTCTGCCTAAgcgcatttttaaaaaaatggaggggTGAGGAATGTTTTCTTTGATCTGTAAAGGAGTACATTGTTATTCATTTCCCCTAGCAAGAGCAGAGAATAAtaccaaataataaaacatgtttactgtGTGTGATGATGGTGAATGTAGAGACCAGTATATTGGAGCGCGACATTTTCTAAGAATGGGAATGTCTTATTCTCATTCTTTGTAATTTTACTTCCCTTGCAGTAAGCGTTCATTAGGGTCTACTATTTTGGGGCAACGACCCCAACCCTCCCTAAGCTGCTGAACGGGTATCTAATGTGAAGAAGGAAAGGAATCATCAAAGAGAAGATAGCACtgccacccaaaaaaaaaagtttctaagtGCTGTTTCGAAACGCCTCATTCCCCAACAACCAAAAGATTACAGCGACTTCTACTTTCGCAAACCTCACATATCCGGGTATTACAACAAACGTCTTCCGCATTTTCCTCAAAGTGTACATAAGTACACATGCAGATACTCATATGTGGTTCTGCTTTACCCTAAAGTAAGAAAAGTCTGACTGTTGATGCTAGCTGAGCTGTTTCACAAACTTCAATATTGCAATTAACCTTCAGACAACAAGCAAATCACTGTAAAGTAAGAATAACAAAGCCCTCACGGTTCTAAAGCGACACTTAATGTTACTCATAAAACTTTTATTGACATGCATGACTTTAACAAAACGGCACTTTACGGTTTCATGGTTACAGGAGCATGTCagtgttttattaaaaatttgtaGCACTTTCAAAGTGACCCTGTCAGGCAAATCCAACAAATTGTTTTGTGACAGCTATCTGGGCTTTCGGGTTCATCTTAAACCCTAAAATGTTACAAACCAAAAACTAGCATTcctacaaacattaaaaaataaactgtaaagatATAACAGAATCTTGATTTTCAACCAACGTATGTGGGAATTTCATGAACTGAGAATGCCGAAAATTTACACAACATTGATATAGGGAACTTACAGTTACCATTATCTACAGTAGGTAATTAATCCTGATGTTTCACAAGCACAAAGATCACAAAAGCACTTACTACACATGCAGGTGAACTGTTCAAAGGAGTTTTTGTGATCATGCCACCCACCTTATATTTTTGTAGTTTCTAGATAATTTTGATCTTACATAAGTCTGTGAATTTTTGAAAGATTCTGCATGAtttcgttgaaaatgaaaatCCTTCTTAGTAGACAAATAGTGATGAATAGAATACAAGCCACAATATAATATTCATATTGCTTATTCAAACTATCACTTCACAACGAGTGATTCTAGTGAAATCCAGCTATAATGGAAGACTGTACATGTTTATGGATTATTCTGTAATAATCTTTTGGTGTAGATCACTGAAGAACAAGAACTTCATCACCTTGGactacaggaaaaaaataagaattatgtTGCTGGAACTATCGGTCATGGAAATATGGGGCAAAACATTCAATTTCTAATAGCAaattctttaaaagattttttacaATAGCCAACACCACAGTAAAGATCCTGGCACCAGTTGTAATGCATCATGACAGGCCTGTTTTGATGCCACTGTTCATAATAATACCATCAAGACAGGGCCAGAAATATTGTATTTAATCTGcttgtacaaaataaacattatcaaTTATACTCAATTGTACAATATTCccattttctcctctctcttgctctctcaaacacaatttacattaagaaataaaaagaactaaaattttctttaaattcctTCTGTTATCAACAGAACTATCACaacaatacagaaaaaaaggtgcataaaatgtgcaaacaaaatatttttagagacAGAGGTAACCACTGGATCCTATCTGATTACTGAGCAGTTTTAAAGATAAGCTTCAACTGCTACTTCTGACActagagaaacaaaacaaagaaagatgagatGAAATACTTGCTTCACTTACatcacacaaaagcacaaaatcCCAGATTAAGGATCATGcagcctttttaaaaaatctaggTTTGTTGATGAACAGTTCGTGCAATAAAAAGTACAACTCAAGAGTTTTAATGTGAATATGCATCACAGGcagcacaaacaaaagcaaagtgtCTTAAGGTTGAGAAGTGAAGGAATGTATTTTGATAACTAGTGCTAAAACTAGGCATATCCAATACAGTACTCTGTGACATGATGCTCagtcatacaaaaataaacaaaatttgtcttgttttaaaaaacaatctACAGAGTTCAGTCAAtcaattaaaatatctttaattaaaatgtctCAAATACTTACACCTAAAAATTCAGTTAAGTCTTAATGTCTAAAAGAGAACATCTGCAAGTAACTTCAAATTATACTTTCTCATTCTGTGCATGGCAGCCTTTTATCCCCCTTAATTTTAGTGAGATTCTATGGTAATAAAATGTACAAGACACATAAAATAATGGTGTTATCCCTTAAGTAGAATCTTTTGACACTTAGACAACAGGAAACAAAGAATAAGATTCACAGTTCTATATCCTAgtttaaataacaacaaaatctttTACAATACCTTGCACCCTATGTCTGTCAGCaggctttttctttaaaaaaatcctgcttAACATAACTAAGCCATTTTTACATGCAACTACATCTATTTCAAATGCAACTACATTTATATCAAATACACCTACTTAAGACATTTGCTTACACATAGGCCAAAAtaaaaagtgggaaaaaaatcaaaaacgaGTGCAAAGCTGATTTAACTAAAGCCCCTTCAAATCAATGATCATGGTCAATTTTGACTAACATAGGAGAGAGAATGATTCATAGGTTCAGACACCCTTTGTTTCCAAACATCAAGAAACTATGAGTGCGGTTTAATGAAATTAAtgtgtggggagagagggaatgTGGGTGTAGTGTggatgagaaagagagtgcaTCACTCACAAGCAACATTTGTTTCCATGCCTGACAAGGAAGACAAGAAATGTAGGATTCATATCAGAATCAAAAATGAATCCAACCCAAAAAAATGCTTATGCTGCAAGATCTACAAACATTTAAGAATGGTGTCATATATAGAATGAAGAAATAAGACTACGTTAAACAAGAAATTCACTGAATAACATCTTCAGTGAAGGCTTCCCATCTGAAAATGAATATCTGCATAAAAATGCTGAATGTTAATGAGCCCTCAGAGGTAATAATGTTCGGTATTTTTAAGGACACGCTTAAATTACCATACACAAATCATTACACAGTTCCACAACCATTTAGTTGGTGACAGAGTGTTAACAATGTGAAActcctgtgaaaaaaaatgcattaaaacttCTACCGCTGTACAATTAATTTTATGGCCAATTAATAGCATTTAATGCCACAAAAATCTCGAGTAAATGcagtttgaaagaaaactaaTTCATCATAATCAAACTGGCATAAAAAATATAAGGTGTCGTACTTAATCTacacagaatgtttttttttaaacatcacatCACAAAAGGAGAGGAATGGTTGGGCAAATCTTAAATTACACAATGCCGCTTTAGAAACATTTATATGCTTATCCCAAGCCTCAGACATGCTTGGAAATAAAATCGAGACTCAGAAATTGCAAAGCATTAAGATGACATGCAGATAAATTTAAAAGACCCAAACACTACATGCCATAACTGGAGCAAGAATTCATGGGAAGTAAAATAGAGGCGTAGGAATGAACACGAACTCTACCAAACACTCAAATACATTAGTATCTTATCTCTGCGTCACAGaatcaacaaagaaatacaatacTCGGTTCAagcatacatatgcacatacactgAAGAGACACACTaagtagcaaaataaaaatctctgcAAGGCCTAACCCTGTTTTGGTTTTCAGCAGAACTGAACATAGCAAGCCATTTGGCTGACTTCATCAGCAATACAGAATCACAGGGTCAACCATTATCACTTCTTTTCTTAAAGAATGCCCTTTTCCAAAcagtccacaaaaaaaaaaaaccaacagaataCTAGAGCACAAGTGACAGCCATGGGAGGTGCAGCAGTTCTAGgcaaaatgtgtaaatctaTTATTTAGTGCCCTGAAAAACACTTTCCTGAATTAATCCTCCTTTTATTGGCAAAACACCTTAATCTGGACAAATATGCTCACAAAAACTTTTTCCATGCTTCTAATGCAGTACAGTTTTGCACTGTATCATACAGCTGTACATAACCGGGGCAACAACATTGATATCCTAATAATACCTTATaatcaattatttttcattcaaaaaaaagttcagtTCAACAAACAGTAATTCAGTTTATATTTCATATGTCCTCCCATTCATCAGTCCCTTgttccttgactggtaccagttggGGGATGGGAACACACATTCATGCTCACACTTGCATTCAAATCCACAGGACCTTTCTCTTCGTCATCTGTGCCAAACACTCGGTTGAAATACTGTTATGAAAACACCCCAGTTTGCTCACTAGAGCAACTTTTGAATTCAAAATAATGTGAGGGATGAAGGAGAAAACACACAGCATTTACCTTCTCTGAACGtttcacaaagacaaaatacaagtacaaagaggtacacaaataaaatgcaggAATTAGACTCTCTTCAAAAACAAGGACAGAATAAGTCACCCAAAGTGCACTTTTCAACATACAGGACACCATTAAGTTCTCACAATCACGTTAGTCAACTAAAGTAACAAATGGTTTCCAAAGCAGTTTGATGCACATGACACACTGTAAAATAAGTGCTTTAAGCTCATCAGTGCCaagcttttttgtgtttgcactGACTAAAAATCAGATAAACAATAACCAACCCTTTTGTAGCACTATAAACTGGAAATAGCATGTTccttataaacattttatatctcTTGCCTTTCAAAGCAACACTGTATTTTCCCAAATACATCAGTTGGTATCATGtaactacacacatacacagacatttgCAAAAGGAACACACTCATGTGGTCTTCCCCATCACCCCtcaaaaatgcacacacatatgcagcGCATGTACACgcaccattcacacacacacctgtgactGGTGGGAGCGAACAGAATTGGTGTTTAACACTGAgccagtgagagagagaaaaaccaaGTAATTACAAATGATGAAGAATCAACTTGTAAGAGGTATTTGATGCTTACTGATGTGTGCTCATGCAACTTTATGTAAGTGCCTTGAATCCACCTGTTTGTGGGATAAGGtgctcaataaaaaaaaatcatctatttttattatcattttttttctctcactcaccccactccaccccacctcccacacatacataaaaaaacacacacagcataaaaattcttaaaatgcaGACTATGTTCAATGCTCTATATAATTTACAAGATTGGCACAAGACTTACACTCCTCCTACCTTAGTGAAATATCACAAAACTTTGGGAAGGGGCGGGGGGACTTAACTATACTTTTCTAACAGGAGTAATTTCTCTATTCACACCCCATTAATCAACACCATCTCCACTTTATTAGACTCCCACATTTAAaggaaatttcttttcaatgtgGTGACAACTTATCAACCACAAATTTTGTGAAGATCACCTTAAACTACTTGGTTACTGTTACGCTTCTTCCTGCCCTTCTCCTTCACTGATGTATCATCTTCACTGGAAGAAAATCCAGCATTGATAGACCCCTCTGCCCTGGCCAGCTGCACTCTCTCACAGGAAGCATCCATCTTGCTGCCAGAGTCAACTTCAGCAACTGTGGGCTGGCTGTCCGTAACAGCCTACATGAGACATACAATTTAGTATCAGAAGCACTATGGAGAAAATGTTCTGCACATGTATCCACACAGAGGTAAGAAAATGCAAGACATAGTAGATAAAACATAGTTCACAAAAAAGCCCCACATAAACATAACACTGAGCTATGCCTCTGTGGACCACACCAAGACAGAACTTCAGTAAAATGCATCAACAAGAGCTTCAGTAATATACAGCAGTATGCAGAGACCCACCTCTTCTGAAGACACATCCTCTAAAGCTCCTGCACCATCCAAAGATTCCAGAGAGCTGTCCTGAGCCTCATCTTGGGTTTCACTAATCACCTCTGTGTGGACCAGCACTGGAGGAGCTATATTAATATTTAGAGGGAAAACTGGATTATGTTTCTACAATCCCTTTTAAGAACTGCTAAATCAAGGTCATTTATGAACGGATAACTAAGCCAGatgtacaataataaaagctatcaaaatattataataacaCTTATAGACAAAGCCCTAATTTGAAATGTAAAAgattaccttttttaaaaaacctagaCTCCTTGCTTTCAATATGTGATTCTTTTTTTGAGGTGCAAAAGTATCTAACATCAAAAATTTGTTTGGTGGTATCACAAACCAATAATCTACAGCATTAAACACTGctggaaacacattttttttttaaatcagtttttttaagtGATAACTTTTCTTCTCAAAACTACATTAAAAAGTAAGGCTTCTCATCAGTGACAACAACACTGAGATAGTTTAAACCATGCATAGACTAGGATTTCCAAAAATCCTTGTCTATCCTTAGGATAATTGTTCATATAAGCATTACTTCTTGAGTGTTCATAGGAAAGACAAAGGTGCAAAGTGATCAGCTCACAATGTGGGTGAATAGTGAATAAGTGACCACCAGTACCTGAATGTTCAAAGGTAGATCCACCAGATGTGCTAGGCTGGCCACTTCCACCTGCTAGCAAAGGAGTAGTCTCCCCAGGTGAATCACCATCATTTTCATTCTCCGACTCACTCCCAGACTCTTCTCTGTCACGACCAGGAATAACACGGCGCTTGCAGCAGGGGCACGTCTTTTTTCGCTTGGTCAGCCAAGGGTCAACACATTTGCAATGGAAGGCTGTGAATAAATTGTCTGATGAACTGAAGCcattctttttattatcttcattaaaaaaattaaataaaggtaTCATAAACAAACCTTTTCCAAAAAGaattcaacaataaaaaaaccttAAGTATTTAAAAGGTGACTTAAAGAATGAAGGAAAtgcatacatttatatacaacATGACTACAAGCCTTAGGATTTTCAAGCAAAGGGAACAACACAGaattttcaaaattcaaatttGCTTCTAGGTAGTAACAGCAAACTGCTAAAAGCTGACACTTTCATCAGAATCTGATGTCATacttgataaaaatgtttatcaacaGCTCTCTAGATAAAGagcaacatttattattgtaactGATGGGTAGCACTCTCTTGATAAACAGCAACATTTCTTACTATGACTACAGGTAGCACTCTCTAGATAAAGACTGATATTTCTTACTGTGACCGCAGGGTAGCACCCTGAGCTTCTCCCCTTCCTCATAGTCCTCAAGGCAGATGGCACAAACATCATAATGATCACCTGGTTCAAGGACAAGCCAGTTTCAAGACATTAAGAAAATTGCTACATAGACTCAACCAGGCTGATACTGCACCCCTTAATCATAAGTCTAAGTTTTGTGCAGGTTTCACTAACTCACCAGAACACATTTCTTTAAGTGGTGGGACAGAGCTTCATCATTATGGCACATGTTTCCAATGATTAAGCCACTACATatctacatgtacacacatatgtgtgtgcgtacCCTATTTCAAATGAATGCTCGCACGCACAGTAAAACAAAGGCCTACTAATACTATCTTCTCCACTAAATATGCACTATATCAGTGTTTCTCAACGTATTGCGGACTGtagaccactttactaaagtaaaaatacGGCAGACCACCAAGGCCCAAAATCAGTCTTTactgtgaatttcaaatttaaattgccgcatttggtcttattacaattcaaaactaaatatacttttgtgacagtaatatagtaataagattACATAACATTACATCcttcacaaagtacacataatattaaaaataagtgCACTGCATTACTAAGGGGTAATGAACGATGCGGTTAAATGGCACAATGCTCGCAATTTATGCAAACAAGAAGTTGGGCactgataaaattaaaatgcatgtGAAATCAATATTAGCTAGCATATCTGGtgttttaaacatcactttactgatatatatgatgactgtcagccatgGACCACTTGACTTATGCGTGCGGCAGACAAGTGGTCCACGGACTACACTTTGAGAAACACTGCACTATATATAGAGCACTATGtataataaaaaatcaaaaaataaattcttgttCATAATGGTCTTTAATCTATCAAtggtcaaaaacaaaattcatggCCTACATACCCTTCTTATATTTCTTAACAGGTATCTTCTTCAAATGTTTTGCTGACAGCCGAGAACGACTGCGGCGACGCATGTCTCTGGCCCAGCGCAATAACtgcatgtaaaataaattttacagcaATCAACAGAATGTGAAAGTTTGGCTGTGATGAGTAGTGGTAGGTCTAAAGTTGATTCATATATGAAGTCTTGTGTCTTATGTCTGAGTGTGTGTATCATCcggacatcaatttttttttttaaaatagatgtcATGGACAGGCAGTTGAATATGTCCGTTTTAAGCTATGAAAATCCAAAGGACACCAGGGGGTTGTTGTGGTTTTGTATTTGTCATAGCCATGTGAGAGCAGATGTTTGTATGACATACTACACAGACTTCAGTTACTTTTACACCATTTAtctgacaacaaaatattaacttaataaataaaatacccaAGACTGCTGCTCATTCCACATggaataaacagtaaaatataatgtTAAATCCACAGTTCAACAGTCCCCTGTATATGCAGGTACTAATGCCTTCTACTGATTGCTGCATTTCGAACAGGT encodes the following:
- the LOC112555058 gene encoding E3 ubiquitin-protein ligase RNF13-like isoform X2 translates to MVGECRIPGHITGLYIFAVLNLMVMFHSLVNAEVSVIDMKTNQTISSFADRQADFGSDFPDEGLIGHLFYVIPREACGKDVSPPPKDRNYLWIALIARGGCEFAEKVYYAQKANFSGAIVHNSENNDELVAMGGGEYGTRVQIPSVFIGYHDAMHLYSNYSYNFTRTVLIRIKENYDYDFRAYLWPFAVVVGTCFALMAIFMLLRWARDMRRRSRSRLSAKHLKKIPVKKYKKGDHYDVCAICLEDYEEGEKLRVLPCGHTFHCKCVDPWLTKRKKTCPCCKRRVIPGRDREESGSESENENDGDSPGETTPLLAGGSGQPSTSGGSTFEHSAPPVLVHTEVISETQDEAQDSSLESLDGAGALEDVSSEEAVTDSQPTVAEVDSGSKMDASCERVQLARAEGSINAGFSSSEDDTSVKEKGRKKRNSNQVV
- the LOC112555058 gene encoding E3 ubiquitin-protein ligase RNF13-like isoform X1, which produces MVGECRIPGHITGLYIFAVLNLMVMFHSLVNAEVSVIDMKTNQTISSFADRQADFGSDFPDEGLIGHLFYVIPREACGKDVSPPPKDRNYLWIALIARGGCEFAEKVLNVQEKTYSAAIIHNFQGNDTLDDMTSDPKYGTRVQIPSVFIGYHDAMHLYSNYSYNFTRTVLIRIKENYDYDFRAYLWPFAVVVGTCFALMAIFMLLRWARDMRRRSRSRLSAKHLKKIPVKKYKKGDHYDVCAICLEDYEEGEKLRVLPCGHTFHCKCVDPWLTKRKKTCPCCKRRVIPGRDREESGSESENENDGDSPGETTPLLAGGSGQPSTSGGSTFEHSAPPVLVHTEVISETQDEAQDSSLESLDGAGALEDVSSEEAVTDSQPTVAEVDSGSKMDASCERVQLARAEGSINAGFSSSEDDTSVKEKGRKKRNSNQVV